A portion of the Coraliomargarita parva genome contains these proteins:
- a CDS encoding anaerobic sulfatase-maturation protein, whose translation MQRAKAPFHVMTKPAGPLCNLDCSYCFYLEKTKLFPKHHSFKMTDEVLEAYIKGYIEAQPSPQVSFAWQGGEPTLAGISFFRKVIDLQKKYGAGRQIENAFQTNGTLLNDEWCTFLRDEGFLVGISIDGPEHLHDAYRVDRKGAPTYRKVVRGIELCKKHRVEFNTLTVVNRKNAAHPLEVYRFLREIGSTFIQFIPLVERKADDASNSIGLGLSHPPDLTGAAAMTFEPEVTDWSVLPKQFGDFYCKIFDRWVTRDVGKVYVQLFDVTLGKWVGAPGGVCMHSETCGRAMALEHNGDLYACDHYVYPRYRLGNVLNESIAEMADSEFMRDFGEQKRSRLPKQCLECKVRFACNGDCPKHRFAYTKDGEPGLSYLCEGFYQFFTHSAPAMRTMADLYRNRRSPAEIMSMKKG comes from the coding sequence ATGCAACGCGCTAAAGCACCTTTTCACGTAATGACCAAGCCGGCGGGGCCGCTCTGCAACCTCGACTGCAGCTATTGTTTTTACCTGGAGAAGACGAAACTCTTCCCAAAGCACCATTCCTTCAAGATGACCGACGAGGTGCTGGAAGCCTACATTAAGGGGTACATTGAGGCACAGCCGAGTCCGCAGGTAAGCTTCGCCTGGCAGGGCGGGGAGCCGACCTTGGCCGGCATCAGTTTCTTCCGCAAAGTGATCGATTTACAGAAGAAGTACGGCGCGGGGCGACAAATCGAGAATGCCTTCCAGACGAACGGGACCTTGCTGAACGACGAGTGGTGCACCTTTCTCCGTGACGAAGGATTTCTCGTCGGCATCAGTATCGACGGCCCCGAGCACTTGCATGATGCCTACCGGGTCGATCGCAAGGGGGCGCCCACCTACCGGAAAGTCGTGCGGGGCATCGAACTCTGCAAAAAGCACCGGGTCGAGTTCAACACCCTTACGGTGGTGAACCGGAAGAATGCGGCTCACCCGCTGGAGGTGTACCGCTTCCTCCGCGAGATCGGCTCGACCTTTATCCAGTTCATTCCGCTGGTCGAGCGGAAGGCGGACGATGCCTCGAATTCGATCGGCCTGGGGCTTTCGCATCCTCCGGATCTGACCGGAGCGGCCGCGATGACTTTTGAACCGGAAGTGACCGACTGGTCCGTGTTGCCGAAGCAATTCGGGGACTTCTACTGTAAGATCTTCGATCGCTGGGTGACACGGGACGTGGGGAAGGTGTACGTGCAGCTGTTCGATGTGACTCTGGGCAAATGGGTGGGCGCGCCCGGTGGCGTTTGCATGCACTCGGAGACCTGCGGCCGTGCCATGGCTCTGGAGCACAATGGTGACTTGTATGCCTGCGACCATTACGTCTATCCGCGCTATCGTCTTGGGAATGTTCTGAATGAGTCCATTGCCGAGATGGCCGACAGTGAATTCATGCGTGACTTCGGGGAGCAGAAACGCAGCCGTCTGCCCAAGCAATGTCTGGAGTGCAAGGTCCGCTTCGCCTGTAACGGAGATTGTCCGAAGCACCGGTTTGCCTACACCAAGGACGGTGAGCCGGGCCTGAGTTACTTGTGCGAAGGCTTCTACCAGTTCTTTACCCATTCGGCTCCCGCGATGCGTACGATGGCGGATCTTTACCGCAATCGCCGGTCTCCCGCTGAAATCATGAGCATGAAAAAAGGCTAG